The following coding sequences lie in one Candidatus Delongbacteria bacterium genomic window:
- a CDS encoding HD domain-containing phosphohydrolase, with protein MPALQDSFRILFTRPDWLEELSSRLAGTVVHPRLLERLEELVPEAGVQVALLLTPADLQAVPGLAALLEPFDPLQLRVVFAGSLADWTSAGLAEGLLHSVLGPGAGPDAAAVSLLSLYDLFMAGETVAALEGCLDRYSSDLDEILTIGKQLTAEKDHRRLLRLMLSKSMDLTGADAGSIFLVEESDEGPRLRFSITDTRSLLQNRRYEEFTMPLTLRSLAGYVASTGVPLLIQDVYELGEECEYRFDPSYDRNVGYRTKSMLVVPLVNHLGQILGVIQLINAKRDGQRRAADLRELEELVVPFTVPHKDLIMAIAGQAAVSIENNRLYHDIERLFEGFVEASVTAIESRDPTTSGHSFRVAELTVGLARAVDQATEGAYAEQSFSEESLKELRYASLLHDFGKVGVREEVLTKPKKLLTFRMTELVSRFEWLRQDTEIRVLRRKLEALLGGQRDLDPLETELQAELRRLEGWLRLVQQANEPSVLPAEAPAQLQEVHAHCFLDAGGQSRPLLDADELRILSIPRGSLTPEEWDDMQSHVTHTWNFLRRIPWTRGLAKVPEIAYAHHEKLDGSGYPRRLGPEQIPVGSRMMTVADIYDALTASDRPYKKAVSHEAALDILNWEAGHGKVDATLLDIFVQRRVYQNIPSA; from the coding sequence GTGCCGGCACTTCAGGACAGTTTCCGCATCCTGTTCACCCGCCCGGACTGGCTGGAGGAACTGAGTTCCCGGCTGGCCGGGACCGTGGTGCATCCCCGGCTGCTGGAGCGCCTGGAGGAGCTGGTCCCGGAGGCTGGCGTCCAGGTGGCCCTGCTGCTGACTCCGGCCGACCTCCAGGCCGTGCCGGGGCTGGCGGCCCTGCTGGAACCCTTCGATCCCCTCCAGCTGCGGGTGGTGTTCGCCGGCTCCCTGGCGGATTGGACGAGCGCGGGCCTGGCCGAGGGCCTGCTGCACTCCGTGCTGGGGCCGGGTGCCGGGCCGGACGCCGCGGCGGTGAGCCTGCTCAGCCTCTACGACCTGTTCATGGCCGGCGAGACCGTGGCCGCCCTGGAAGGCTGCCTGGACCGCTACAGCAGCGACCTGGACGAGATCCTGACCATCGGCAAGCAGCTCACGGCGGAGAAGGACCACCGCCGCCTGTTGCGCCTGATGCTCAGCAAGAGCATGGATCTGACCGGCGCCGACGCCGGCTCGATCTTCCTGGTGGAGGAGAGCGACGAGGGCCCGCGCCTGCGCTTCAGCATCACGGACACGCGCTCGCTCTTGCAGAACCGGCGCTACGAGGAATTCACCATGCCCCTGACCCTGCGCAGCCTGGCCGGCTACGTGGCGTCCACGGGCGTGCCTCTGTTGATCCAGGACGTCTACGAGCTGGGCGAGGAGTGCGAATACCGCTTCGACCCCTCCTACGACCGCAACGTGGGCTACCGCACCAAGAGCATGCTGGTGGTGCCGCTGGTCAACCACCTGGGGCAGATCCTGGGCGTGATCCAGCTGATCAACGCCAAGCGCGACGGCCAGCGGCGCGCGGCCGACCTGCGCGAACTCGAGGAGCTGGTGGTGCCCTTCACGGTGCCCCACAAGGATCTGATCATGGCCATCGCCGGCCAGGCGGCGGTCTCCATCGAGAACAACCGCCTCTACCACGACATCGAGCGCCTGTTCGAGGGCTTCGTGGAGGCCAGCGTGACCGCCATCGAATCCCGCGACCCCACCACCAGCGGCCACAGCTTCCGGGTGGCCGAACTCACGGTGGGCTTGGCCCGGGCCGTGGATCAGGCCACGGAGGGCGCCTACGCCGAGCAGTCCTTCAGCGAGGAGAGCCTGAAGGAACTGCGCTACGCCAGCCTGCTGCACGACTTCGGCAAGGTGGGTGTGCGCGAGGAAGTCCTGACCAAGCCCAAGAAGCTCCTGACCTTTCGCATGACCGAGCTGGTCAGCCGCTTCGAGTGGCTGCGCCAGGACACGGAGATCCGCGTGCTGCGGCGCAAGCTGGAGGCCCTGCTGGGCGGCCAGCGCGACCTGGATCCGCTGGAGACCGAGCTGCAGGCGGAGCTGCGGCGGCTGGAGGGCTGGCTGCGGCTGGTGCAGCAGGCCAACGAGCCCAGCGTCCTGCCTGCCGAGGCGCCGGCCCAGCTGCAGGAAGTCCACGCCCACTGCTTCCTGGACGCCGGGGGCCAGTCGCGCCCGCTGCTGGACGCCGACGAGCTGCGCATCCTGTCCATCCCGCGCGGCAGCCTGACGCCCGAGGAGTGGGACGACATGCAGAGCCACGTCACCCACACCTGGAATTTCCTGCGCCGCATCCCCTGGACCCGCGGGCTGGCCAAGGTCCCGGAGATCGCCTACGCCCACCACGAGAAGCTCGACGGCAGCGGCTATCCGCGCCGCCTGGGCCCGGAGCAGATCCCCGTGGGCAGCCGGATGATGACCGTGGCCGACATCTACGACGCCCTGACCGCGTCGGACCGGCCCTACAAGAAGGCCGTCTCCCACGAGGCCGCGCTGGACATCCTGAACTGGGAGGCCGGCCACGGCAAAGTGGACGCCACGCTGCTCGACATCTTCGTCCAGCGGCGCGTGTACCAGAACATCCCGAGCGCGTAA
- the uvrA gene encoding excinuclease ABC subunit UvrA has product MDCIHVRGAREHNLKNIDVIIPRNKLVVITGLSGSGKSSLAFDTLYAEGQRRYVESLSSYARQFLGLMEKPDVDSIEGLSPAISIEQKSTHRNPRSTVGTVTEIYDYLRLLYGNIGVPHCTECGRPIHRQSPEEIVNLIEQESEGRRLQILAPLVRGRKGEFRDLFQQVRKQGYLRVRVDGKVLPLEEVEQGLAKTFKHDIDVVVDRLVTKAGIRARLFESVETALNLGSGLVRVLFEGEPAEERLHSLHFACPEHGISVEELAPRLFSFNSPFGACTECSGIGHQMVLDPELVVVAPERSLRAGAIGTMGDGSDSAHGEIWTLKALAQVGQFLDFSLDTPWKQLKPAHQAVILHGSKEEIRFRGQARQGKGFWEYSSTWEGIIPNLERRYRQTQSQSIREWIERFMSSRPCAACGGQRLKPESLAVTVGGRNIMELCGDSIQQALNFMEGLQLGGSEQLIAAPILKEVRERLGFLVNVGLEYLSLGRAAGTLSGGEAQRIRLATQIGSQLMGVLYILDEPSIGLHQRDNERLIQTLLRLRDLGNTVIVVEHDRDTILQADEVLDLGPGAGIHGGEVVSQGTPAQIMENPLSVTGRYLKDDRLIPVPTVRRPGNGQFLRVADLRGNNLQGLDLEIPLGAFTCVTGVSGSGKSTAINETLSKLLARELMGTRVLPMPHGPVSGLEHLDKAIVIDQSPIGRTPRSNPATYTGLFTLIRDLFAELPESKMRGYVPGRFSFNVKGGRCEACQGDGILKIEMHFLPDVYVPCEVCKGRRYNSETLEVKYRGKSIADVLNMTVEEAAGFFAAIPRLQSRLQTLLEVGLGYVHLGQQATTLSGGEAQRVKLSTELSKRATGRTIYILDEPTTGLHFADIQLLLQVLERLVEKGNTLVVIEHNLDVIKTADHLIDLGPEGGAKGGRLVATGTPEQVAANPASHTGRFLAPLLGVKVAKGLQDMKSTKRTKASKAMA; this is encoded by the coding sequence ATGGACTGCATTCACGTGCGCGGCGCGCGCGAGCACAACCTCAAGAACATCGACGTCATCATTCCGCGCAACAAGCTGGTGGTGATCACCGGGCTCTCGGGCTCCGGCAAGTCCAGCCTGGCCTTCGACACCCTCTACGCCGAGGGCCAGCGGCGCTACGTGGAGAGCCTGAGCTCCTACGCCCGGCAATTCCTGGGCCTGATGGAAAAGCCCGACGTAGACTCCATCGAGGGCCTCTCGCCGGCCATCTCCATCGAGCAGAAGTCCACCCACCGCAACCCGCGCTCCACCGTGGGCACGGTCACCGAGATCTACGACTACCTGCGCCTGCTCTACGGCAACATTGGCGTGCCCCACTGCACCGAGTGCGGACGGCCCATCCACCGCCAGAGCCCCGAGGAGATCGTCAACCTGATCGAGCAGGAATCCGAGGGCCGGCGCCTGCAGATCCTGGCCCCGCTGGTGCGCGGCCGCAAGGGCGAGTTCCGCGACCTGTTCCAGCAGGTGCGCAAGCAGGGCTACCTGCGCGTGCGCGTGGACGGCAAGGTGCTGCCGCTGGAGGAGGTGGAGCAGGGCCTGGCCAAGACCTTCAAGCACGACATCGACGTGGTGGTGGACCGCCTGGTGACCAAGGCCGGGATCCGCGCCCGGCTCTTCGAGTCGGTGGAAACGGCGCTGAACCTGGGTTCCGGCCTGGTGCGCGTGCTCTTCGAGGGCGAGCCCGCCGAGGAGCGCCTGCACAGCCTGCACTTCGCCTGCCCCGAGCACGGCATCTCGGTGGAGGAGCTGGCGCCGCGCCTGTTCTCCTTCAACAGCCCCTTCGGCGCCTGCACCGAGTGCTCGGGCATCGGGCACCAGATGGTGCTGGACCCGGAGCTGGTGGTGGTGGCGCCGGAGCGCAGCCTGCGCGCCGGGGCCATCGGCACCATGGGCGACGGCAGCGACTCGGCCCACGGCGAGATCTGGACCCTGAAGGCCCTGGCCCAGGTGGGGCAGTTCCTGGACTTCAGCCTGGACACGCCCTGGAAGCAGCTCAAACCCGCCCACCAGGCGGTGATCCTCCACGGGTCGAAGGAGGAGATCCGCTTCCGCGGCCAGGCCCGCCAGGGCAAGGGCTTCTGGGAGTACTCCAGCACCTGGGAGGGGATCATCCCCAACCTGGAGCGGCGCTACCGCCAGACCCAGAGCCAGTCCATCCGCGAGTGGATCGAGCGCTTCATGAGCAGCCGGCCCTGCGCCGCCTGCGGCGGGCAGCGTCTCAAGCCCGAATCCCTGGCCGTGACCGTGGGCGGACGCAACATCATGGAGCTGTGCGGGGATTCCATCCAGCAGGCCCTGAACTTCATGGAGGGCCTGCAACTGGGCGGCAGCGAGCAGCTCATCGCCGCGCCGATCCTGAAGGAGGTGCGCGAGCGGCTGGGTTTCCTGGTCAACGTGGGCCTGGAGTACCTGAGCCTGGGGCGGGCCGCGGGCACGCTCTCCGGCGGCGAGGCCCAGCGCATCCGGCTGGCCACCCAGATCGGCAGCCAGCTGATGGGCGTGCTCTACATCCTGGACGAGCCCTCCATTGGCCTGCACCAGCGCGACAACGAGCGCCTGATCCAGACCCTCCTGCGCCTGCGCGACCTGGGCAACACGGTGATCGTGGTGGAGCACGACCGGGACACCATCCTGCAGGCCGACGAGGTGCTGGACCTGGGGCCCGGCGCGGGCATCCACGGCGGCGAGGTGGTCAGCCAGGGCACGCCGGCCCAGATCATGGAAAACCCGCTCAGCGTCACCGGGCGCTACCTGAAGGACGACCGGCTGATCCCCGTGCCCACCGTCCGCCGGCCGGGCAACGGCCAGTTCCTGCGCGTGGCCGACCTGCGGGGCAACAACCTGCAGGGCCTCGACCTGGAGATCCCGCTGGGCGCCTTCACCTGCGTGACTGGCGTCTCGGGCTCGGGCAAATCCACGGCCATCAACGAGACCCTCTCCAAACTGCTGGCGCGGGAATTGATGGGCACGCGCGTGCTCCCCATGCCCCACGGCCCGGTGAGCGGGCTGGAGCACCTGGACAAGGCCATCGTCATCGACCAGAGCCCCATCGGCCGCACGCCGCGCTCCAACCCGGCCACCTACACGGGCCTGTTCACGTTGATCCGCGACCTGTTCGCCGAACTGCCCGAATCCAAGATGCGCGGCTACGTGCCCGGTCGCTTCTCCTTCAACGTCAAGGGTGGGCGCTGCGAGGCCTGCCAGGGCGACGGGATCCTCAAGATCGAGATGCACTTCCTGCCCGACGTCTACGTGCCCTGCGAGGTCTGCAAGGGCCGGCGCTACAACAGCGAGACCTTGGAGGTGAAGTACCGCGGCAAGTCCATCGCCGACGTGCTCAACATGACCGTGGAGGAGGCGGCGGGATTTTTCGCGGCTATTCCGCGCCTGCAGTCCCGCCTGCAGACCCTGCTGGAAGTGGGGCTGGGCTACGTCCACCTGGGCCAGCAGGCCACCACGCTTTCCGGTGGCGAGGCCCAGCGCGTCAAGCTCTCCACGGAGCTGTCCAAGCGGGCCACCGGGCGCACCATCTACATCCTGGATGAACCCACCACGGGCCTGCACTTCGCCGACATCCAGCTGCTGCTCCAGGTGCTGGAGCGGCTGGTGGAAAAGGGCAACACGCTGGTGGTGATCGAGCACAACCTGGACGTGATCAAGACGGCCGACCACCTGATCGACCTGGGACCCGAGGGCGGCGCCAAGGGCGGGCGGCTGGTAGCCACGGGCACGCCCGAGCAGGTGGCGGCCAATCCGGCCAGCCACACGGGCCGCTTCCTGGCTCCCCTGCTGGGCGTGAAGGTCGCCAAGGGCCTGCAGGACATGAAGTCCACGAAGCGGACGAAGGCCTCGAAGGCAATGGCCTGA
- a CDS encoding coproporphyrinogen-III oxidase family protein encodes MSFGLYLHTPFCAVKCGYCDFYSLPPEQPAEVGRVGAALLAATARLLEQPPWRGRPLHSVYVGGGTPSLLPAAFFRGLLGAGPVRERLLPGAEITVEMNPESVRRPWLDGLARLGVSRASLGVQSFQPTLLRFLDRAHTPGQAARVRAAVRAAGIPACGLDLIYQLPGQTEAELARELESLLALEPEHVSAYGLGWEPGTRLEARRRMGETAPLEPERAARLYLRLSRTLRRAGYGHYEVSNFARPGQAARHNSSYWWEGDVLAVGPSAVSAWTEAGRRRRRRFPADWRTFARAVEEGRPPDWPEEPLSGEEAWLEALYVGLRWRGGLDLGRLEARFGSRRVEGLRERVRRLGGPRLESARGRDRALGGLFAPGTPGRPPRATGEILRLRPEEWLLLDEWLVRLVE; translated from the coding sequence ATGAGTTTCGGCCTCTACCTGCACACCCCCTTCTGCGCCGTGAAGTGCGGCTACTGCGACTTCTACAGCCTGCCGCCCGAGCAACCCGCCGAGGTGGGCCGGGTGGGGGCCGCGCTGCTGGCGGCCACGGCGCGCCTGTTGGAGCAGCCCCCCTGGCGGGGACGGCCGCTGCACTCAGTCTACGTGGGTGGAGGCACGCCCAGCCTGCTGCCGGCGGCCTTCTTCCGCGGCCTGTTGGGCGCTGGCCCCGTGCGCGAGCGCCTGCTGCCCGGGGCGGAGATCACCGTGGAAATGAACCCGGAGAGCGTGCGCCGGCCCTGGCTGGACGGCCTGGCCCGGCTGGGCGTGAGCCGGGCCTCGCTGGGCGTGCAGAGCTTCCAGCCCACCCTACTGCGCTTCCTGGACCGGGCCCACACCCCCGGCCAGGCGGCCCGTGTGCGGGCGGCCGTGCGCGCGGCGGGCATCCCGGCCTGCGGTCTGGACCTGATCTACCAGCTGCCGGGCCAGACCGAGGCCGAGCTGGCGCGCGAGCTGGAGTCCCTGCTGGCGCTGGAGCCCGAGCACGTCTCGGCCTACGGACTGGGCTGGGAGCCCGGCACCCGGCTGGAGGCGCGGCGCCGAATGGGGGAGACGGCCCCGCTGGAGCCGGAGCGGGCAGCCCGGTTGTATCTTCGCCTGTCGCGCACCCTGCGCCGGGCGGGCTATGGGCACTACGAGGTTTCCAACTTCGCCCGGCCGGGTCAGGCCGCCCGCCACAACTCGTCCTACTGGTGGGAGGGCGACGTGCTGGCGGTGGGGCCCTCGGCGGTCAGCGCCTGGACGGAGGCCGGCCGCCGGCGCCGGCGCCGCTTCCCGGCGGATTGGCGGACCTTCGCCCGCGCCGTGGAGGAAGGCCGGCCGCCGGACTGGCCCGAGGAGCCGCTGAGCGGCGAAGAGGCCTGGCTGGAGGCCCTCTACGTGGGTCTGCGCTGGCGCGGTGGGCTGGATCTGGGCCGGTTGGAGGCGCGCTTCGGGTCCCGGCGGGTGGAGGGGCTGCGCGAGCGCGTGCGGCGGCTGGGCGGCCCGCGGCTGGAATCGGCCCGGGGCCGGGATCGTGCGCTGGGCGGCCTGTTCGCGCCGGGCACGCCGGGCCGGCCGCCCAGGGCGACGGGCGAGATTCTGCGCCTGCGGCCGGAGGAGTGGCTGCTGCTGGATGAGTGGCTCGTTCGACTGGTGGAGTAA
- a CDS encoding 4Fe-4S dicluster domain-containing protein, whose protein sequence is MSVWIQSLTAVLTLAGLAGVQAWRGRAPSRPQAQTPRPLRWPALRLRSRTGWCALEAAPDGYGPAQVAVVNCRSREDQNELRHHPTRAGSCAERQLRHGGERACTWACLGAGDCVAVCPAGALRMEAGLPVVDAALCTGCGDCVPACPRQVLSLIPAEAQLLVGCNSGAEPAGRGAVCRTACTGHERCLETRFLPAGLVERRENRPVLLHDHSANLLPLLSLCPTQSFVDRIPHRPWFTVNDHCTACGDCLPLCPVPNCIVPAGPPADTPVGSARVRIVPEACTGCGLCLPACKPLAIRVVGALGYGRTGSSAR, encoded by the coding sequence GTGAGCGTGTGGATCCAGAGCCTGACGGCCGTGCTGACCCTGGCCGGCCTGGCCGGCGTGCAGGCCTGGCGCGGCCGCGCACCTTCAAGGCCGCAGGCGCAGACTCCGCGCCCCTTGCGCTGGCCGGCGCTGCGTCTGCGCAGCCGGACGGGCTGGTGCGCGCTGGAGGCGGCGCCGGACGGCTACGGTCCGGCCCAGGTGGCGGTGGTGAACTGCCGCAGCCGGGAGGACCAGAACGAGCTGCGCCACCATCCCACCCGCGCGGGCAGCTGCGCCGAGCGCCAACTACGGCACGGCGGGGAGCGCGCCTGCACCTGGGCCTGCCTGGGGGCCGGGGACTGCGTCGCGGTCTGTCCGGCCGGCGCGCTGCGGATGGAGGCCGGCCTGCCCGTGGTGGACGCCGCGCTCTGCACGGGCTGCGGAGACTGCGTCCCGGCCTGTCCGCGGCAGGTGCTGTCGCTGATTCCCGCCGAGGCCCAGCTGCTGGTGGGCTGCAACAGCGGGGCCGAGCCCGCCGGGCGCGGCGCGGTCTGCCGGACGGCCTGCACGGGCCACGAGCGCTGCCTGGAGACCCGCTTCCTGCCGGCGGGCCTGGTGGAGCGGCGCGAGAACCGGCCCGTGCTGCTGCACGATCACAGCGCCAACCTGCTGCCCCTGCTCAGCCTCTGTCCCACGCAGAGCTTCGTGGACCGCATCCCGCATCGCCCCTGGTTCACGGTCAACGACCACTGCACGGCCTGCGGCGACTGCCTGCCCCTCTGCCCAGTGCCGAACTGCATTGTGCCCGCGGGTCCGCCGGCGGACACGCCCGTGGGCAGCGCGCGTGTGCGCATCGTGCCCGAGGCCTGCACGGGCTGCGGCCTGTGCCTGCCGGCCTGCAAACCCCTGGCCATCCGCGTGGTGGGCGCCCTAGGATACGGCCGGACGGGGTCCTCCGCCCGCTAG